The window ATTGTTCTATCAATATTCGCAACACTGCAAGAGTTCGTAAGATAGTCATATCCGACGAAATTTTGAAGAAGTAAGTATTTGAATTGGCCTTTGCTTGTTATATTTTCGAAATTGTTTGTTGTTGAACATTAATGTCATGCATTGCCAGGGTAAATCTTATATCCAATGCCTCTCTTGGCGTGTCCACGATTGGCGAGGATTTGGCTGATTGTTTTAGGGACAGTGAAACGACCTTGGTAGAGATCATGAATATTTTCACCGAATGTGTTCGACATGATGAGAAGCTACACCCAACCCAGTGGAAGGGTCATACGCTTTTTCTAAGTTGGACTCTTGGGGTATGTTAGCTAGCCTCACCCTCTACCAACAATGCATACTTTTGATTTCATCTTCATATTTCACATATGACTCCTATGTGTATTATGCTTTTCATCAGTCCATGTTGAACTGTGAAGAGCTCCACAGGGGTCAGGTGTATAATAGTGACAAAGCTGTTACTTTATTGGCTGAGCATCTCGATGGCATTGATCCTAAAGAGATTAATCAGGTTAGTATATGTACTGTCCTTCAAGTGAAATTACTTACAATGTGGTAGATTTCGCTTATTATTCATTTATGTATGTACAGATCCTTTGGACATATCACCATAGTAATCACTTCGCAGTGTACTGTGTCAACTTGGAACACACTCGTATTGATGTTCTAGACTCGATTGACTGGTCTGAGACTGAGAGATTTAGCTCATTTAAAGAACGAAATTTTCGCTCGGGTCATAGAGCAATTGAACGGCTAAGTGAGGCTTTTCGCACAGTTACTGGCGGAGAGTTTCAAGATTTTTTAAATGGCCAATGTGGAGCAAGGATGTTCCTCGACAACAAGGCAATGATTGTGCCATTTTCACTACAAAGTTCTTGCGCCACTATGATGGTGAAGTTGGTCAGCTCCGTTGTAACATTAATCCGGTATTTTTCATGAATTCCCTTGCTCTTGGATGATGTTATTCTGTTATTATTTTGATTTCTAATGCATAATTTATCTCTCGCAGGCAAAGACTAGTCAGTACAGGGATGAAGTTTTGTCCTATATTTTGTTCCATGAGTTGAATGAAATCAATCCCTTACCTTACTTATTGGAGAAATTGAGGAGAGAAACAGACTATGTAAATTAGATAGCGCCTTGTATGTTTATAAGTTTATGACCAAAACTGATATTTCTTGGTGTCTGTGTTGTAATGTACTCGGGAGTACTTGTTTAGGACTGCTTGGACGGTTCTTGTTACACTCAAATTAATGTATCCCCTCTTTTTTATTCCTAAATCATGGATTTGAAAGTTGGTAAAGAGTTACAAAAGTCACTTTTATGTGTCCCACCCCTTAAGCCGCACATCTTGCACTCCCCCATTTTTGTGATATGAAGTTCGTAACACAAACTTGTCAAGATTCCGCGATTTCGTCCCAATGTACAACCATTAAATATCATCTAGAAATGTGCTGCACATAACCGTAAATACATAAATGTTCCCTTTGAATATGGATGAAAAAAATAGATTATTACGGATGAAAAAAAAATTAGATTATCACAAATGAGAAAATAGAAAAATTTCAGTTTGATGTTCATGTTTGAGATGAACTCACAAAAATTCCAGTAATTGCAGGAATTTTGATGTAAGGTTTGTTTTCAGCTGGTTATGCTAAAACTGATAGTTCGAAATACAAAATGTGCTGGAGAAATTAAAAATTATGCCAGCAAATACTGAATGTTCCCCACCAGGAACCAGGTAAAGCATGAAATAATTTCGGAACACGCTTTTAGACATAATAACTTTTCAATATCTTTCAGACTACTAGGAATACATGAGTCGTAATGAAAAACACAACTTAGATTTCACATTAAGTTATCTACACATCAGCAAACATGACTAATCGCTATCATCTGTTCCGCGAGATCATTCACCATCTACcacatcatcttcctcttcttccagctCATCTATTAAACGGCGCCGAGTTGTAGTTCCCCTTCCCCTTCCGCTCCCCCTGCCCGTCCTCCCCCTGCCTCCTCTGGTACCTCCAACCGCGATGCTTTGTTGTTTGTTGGTGCATGACGCCTTGTTGTGACCGTCCATAAGGCCACATTTGCTGCATCTTCTTGTGCACTTCTTTGGCCTGCGTGCGCCGATATGTGTTTCTCCTTCTTCTGATCTAGAGCCCTTTGTTTTCGATAGTGGCGGGGCTTTAAAACTAATCATCTCACGGTCAGCTGGAGCACTGCAACCTCCTTCATCAAACACGGGCATTACATCAGCAGGCAGATCCTCGACCTGCGCCCTAAGTTCCTTCAACACATTCATGACTCTTACAGATGCAATTGTTGATCTGTCACCTGCTCTAACACAGGCAAAAGCCTCCCTGAGCATATTAAAGTGCGTCACGCTAACTAGCGTCCCATCGGCTCCAACTTGGAGAGTGTCATTCCTGTCGTAAGGAGGGTCAATCCGTGCATTCCTTGTGTATCTTCTTAGCACATACTTGCTAGGAAGCCTCTGAATCTGCTCATTTGTCATCACTATAATAAGGTGTGGTCATAACAGTCCTGTGCAAGGTGGGATGACAAAGAATAATTTTATTGTTGGTCATCCTAGTAACAATCCACAATGGAAAAATTGACAAACCATATGCTACTTACCTGTGTGCTCCCACTGCATGCACTCACATCTGTAGTCTTCTTTTTCTTCATCACAAACCACTTTGAACTCATGTTGGGACCAAGAAAAAGACGGGCCATCTCTACCATAGACCACAAGGAAACGACCAGCATCCACTTTCTTGGTAAGGAAAGATGTTCCATAAACATATGCATCTTTGTATTTGTTGAATACGGCACGGGTATAGATCCTGCTCAACTGATTTTCGAGAGGGTAGTTTGTTATTGTTGCTGGGCGTGCCTGCATCAGCATGGACGTGTCAAAGAATTAGATATACTCTGTTTTGTTTGCAGAACaccaacaacttaagaatataaatAATGCAGCTTAAGGATGGAAAGAATTTATATGATGGCAAGCAACCGTTACAAATGTATAAATGACACAACGATTTAAATTTATATATGAGGCGTACTAGAAGATGTAATCATTTGAGATGTATACCTGACATGCAATGGTCTCTCGGCCTTCTGCTTCTTTTCTCTTTTGCAAGACTAGGTACATTTTTCGTGCAAACTCATGCAAAGGTGTCGTAGTGTTAATATGATGTCTTTTCACAAGTCTGTTCATGCTTTCAGTGCGTTGCGTAGACGTCATTCTCCCACAGTAAACAGCTTTGAAGTATGCCGCAATCCAACATGCACGCTGATCATACAAACTGCAGATCGTAGGATCTGAATCAAGGCCATATTCATTCACCATATCCTTCCATGCAGGCTCAAATTCTAGAGGGGTAAGTGGGTGATTTATTGCCGTTAGTAGCTTATCTTTCAAACCATCATGCAAGTCAAACAGTGGCTTCAAGTCAACTTTGTGCCTTTCCCATACATGCCATCTGCATAGCCTATGCAACATGTTTGGAAACACGTGTGGAAGAGCGTTTTCCATTGCTGCATCTTGATATGCAAAAGAGGATATTAGTCATTGAACAAGTTTTACCATATTGGTTGAAACGACATGTATGTAGCCACGAAGTGCTCAACAATACCTGTAAGTATGCAATGAGGTTCCTTGTCTCCCATGCATGTTTTGAAAGTCTGGGAAACCCATTTAAATGTTTCCTCTGTCTCGTCACGGAGGAGTGCAAACCCAAAAATGACATTCTGCAAGTGGTGGTTGCTCCCAACAAACATCGCCAACGGCATTTTGTAAAAATTACACTTATATGTTGTATCAAAAGTAACCACATCACCAAACTCAGCATAGTTTGCCTGGCAGCTAGCATGACTCCAGAATATATTCTTCGTAACGCCCTCGGAGTCATCCTCTATATCATAATAGAATTTACTGTTATGTGCTCTGAACTCATTGAAGAAGGCCCTAAGTTTTTTTACATCATCAGCTCGCTTCTTAAGTACATTGGCTGCTCTTCTGATATTGGAAGTAACACATGAAAGAAACAGCAGTTATGTTACAACCACATGGATTTTATTCATGGACAGCTGTATTGCAGAAAGAAGTGTCATAAAATTACCTATTTCGCAAGTCACGATCATTCATTGGCATGATCTCATAGTTGCCATGAAAATGGGTCAACACATTCATTGTTGTATTAGGAGAGACGTCACAGGTCTGCAGATCATCAACAACCTCCATGATAAGAGGATCTTTGTTCTTATGTGAATACATGTGCTTCAATTCAGATGGATTAGGATTCAGAGTATGATTGTGCTCCAACATCACTTTCTCATATATCCATTCTTTCCCCCTTTTCTTGATTTTAACAGCTGCCCCACAGTTAACCTTCTTGGACATTTTCGCACGTTTGCGTTCCTCCCCAGGCTTGTAAGATGTACTGGCACCTCCCCGGGAGCATGCATACAGACGCgacatcggcttccgcttgagcttGGTAATACCAAAACCTGCTGATCTTGCATATTGTT is drawn from Triticum dicoccoides isolate Atlit2015 ecotype Zavitan chromosome 4A, WEW_v2.0, whole genome shotgun sequence and contains these coding sequences:
- the LOC119284261 gene encoding protein FAR1-RELATED SEQUENCE 4-like, whose protein sequence is MAFITNEEGYEFYQQYARSAGFGITKLKRKPMSRLYACSRGGASTSYKPGEERKRAKMSKKVNCGAAVKIKKRGKEWIYEKVMLEHNHTLNPNPSELKHMYSHKNKDPLIMEVVDDLQTCDVSPNTTMNVLTHFHGNYEIMPMNDRDLRNRRAANVLKKRADDVKKLRAFFNEFRAHNSKFYYDIEDDSEGVTKNIFWSHASCQANYAEFGDVVTFDTTYKCNFYKMPLAMFVGSNHHLQNVIFGFALLRDETEETFKWVSQTFKTCMGDKEPHCILTGIVEHFVATYMSFQPIW